A section of the Oenanthe melanoleuca isolate GR-GAL-2019-014 chromosome 6, OMel1.0, whole genome shotgun sequence genome encodes:
- the LOC130254653 gene encoding CD59 glycoprotein-like, giving the protein MMWTVFSLVLVSSLFVLKSEALQCYTCVGSSDDDCNRQGSQQCPGHADACAVIRGQASGIMKSCSFRSFCERARRDGSRAPGVSVHCCYSNNCNARSPAPRVSSSSSCFLLIFTLLCHSLVKLT; this is encoded by the exons ATGATGTGGACAGTCTTCAGCCTGGTTCTTGTCAGCTCCCTTTTTGTCCTCAAAA GTGAAGCACTGCAGTGTTACACCTGTGTAGGTTCTAGTGATGATGACTGCAACAGACAAGGAAGTCAGCAGTGTCCAGGCCATGCAGATGCCTGTGCAGTCATTAGAGGACAAGCAA GTGGCATCATGAAGTCCTGCTCGTTCAGGTCCTTCTGCGAGCGCGCCCGGAGGGACGGCTCGAGGGCGCCCGGAGTGAGCGTGCACTGCTGCTACTCCAACAACTGCAACGCCAGGAGCCCGGCTCCCAGggtctccagctccagcagctgcttcctcctcatcTTCACACTGCTCTGCCACTCCTTGGTGAAGCTGACATGA